From a single Paenibacillus sp. FSL R5-0345 genomic region:
- the odhB gene encoding 2-oxoglutarate dehydrogenase complex dihydrolipoyllysine-residue succinyltransferase, with the protein MSEILVPDLGESISEGTIYKWLVKEGDTVGQGDVLAELETDKVNLEISAEVEGVISSILRQAGENVAVGEAIGIIGAASGSKPQAAESKAPEAAPASGSAAAAPVAAPEAPAGGDSHTALASPGARKLARERGIDLGEVSARDPIGRIGQADVSGHGAAPQAAAPVAPAAQVKPEPAKPAASKAAPEDGKNVERKRMSRRRLTIASRLVEAQQTAAMLTTFNEVDMTAILDIRKRRKDAFKEKHEVGLGFMSFFTKAVIGALKTYPLLNAEIDGEDLVVKKFYDIGIAVAAKEGLVVPVVRDADRLSFPEIERQIGELASKARANTLSLSELQGGTFTITNGGVFGSLLSTPILNTPQVGILGMHKIQLRPIALDEERTVNRPMMYIALSYDHRIVDGSEAVSFLVKVKELLEDPEALLLEG; encoded by the coding sequence GTGTCAGAAATCTTAGTACCCGATCTGGGAGAATCTATATCCGAAGGAACCATCTACAAATGGCTGGTTAAAGAAGGCGACACGGTAGGTCAAGGCGATGTGCTTGCTGAGTTAGAGACAGATAAAGTCAATCTGGAAATTAGTGCGGAGGTGGAGGGTGTCATCTCCTCCATCCTACGTCAAGCGGGCGAGAACGTAGCCGTTGGCGAAGCCATCGGCATCATTGGAGCCGCTAGCGGCAGTAAGCCGCAGGCCGCTGAGAGCAAAGCGCCTGAAGCGGCACCGGCAAGCGGCAGCGCAGCAGCCGCACCTGTAGCAGCGCCCGAAGCCCCTGCAGGTGGCGACAGCCACACTGCATTGGCATCGCCGGGCGCACGCAAGCTGGCACGGGAGCGCGGCATCGACCTCGGCGAGGTTAGCGCCCGTGATCCGATCGGCCGGATTGGTCAGGCCGATGTGTCGGGTCATGGTGCAGCGCCGCAGGCCGCTGCACCAGTAGCTCCGGCGGCACAAGTCAAGCCGGAGCCAGCGAAGCCGGCAGCGAGCAAAGCCGCGCCGGAGGATGGCAAGAACGTGGAGCGCAAGCGCATGTCGCGCAGACGGCTCACGATTGCCAGCCGCTTGGTAGAAGCGCAGCAAACCGCAGCTATGCTGACTACCTTCAACGAGGTGGATATGACAGCGATCCTCGACATCCGTAAACGCCGCAAGGATGCCTTTAAAGAGAAGCATGAAGTTGGACTAGGCTTCATGTCCTTCTTCACCAAAGCCGTGATCGGTGCGCTGAAGACGTATCCACTGCTGAATGCTGAAATCGATGGTGAAGATCTGGTCGTTAAGAAATTCTACGACATCGGTATTGCCGTTGCAGCTAAGGAAGGTCTGGTGGTTCCAGTTGTCCGTGACGCGGATCGCCTCAGCTTCCCGGAAATCGAACGCCAGATTGGCGAACTCGCTTCCAAGGCACGTGCGAATACGCTAAGCCTCTCCGAGCTTCAAGGCGGAACGTTCACCATCACAAACGGCGGTGTATTCGGTTCACTGTTATCCACTCCGATTCTGAATACCCCTCAAGTAGGTATTCTTGGGATGCATAAGATTCAATTGCGTCCAATCGCGCTGGACGAAGAAAGAACCGTTAACCGTCCAATGATGTATATCGCCCTCTCCTACGATCACCGGATCGTTGACGGCTCCGAAGCGGTAAGCTTCCTCGTCAAAGTGAAGGAATTGCTGGAAGATCCAGAAGCGCTGCTGCTCGAAGGCTGA
- a CDS encoding 2-oxoglutarate dehydrogenase E1 component encodes MAAKEPYNESIWSKYYGPNLGYIQERYEQFVKDPTTVENNYRELFTNSGPPPLTPDSEPAPQPRISGDTEWLRKAVRASKLIANIRIYGHMAAEIDPLERDHNPMAKYLELETYGLTREDLIALPATLIWENAPNDVHTGWDAVQRMRQAYTKTIAYEFGHVHEEKELQWLNRQAESTSSPAPLNNSERKELLNRLIQVEQFETFLHKTFVGQKRFSLEGNDALVPMLDEIVRAAAHDGAEHILMGMAHRGRLNVLAHILGKPYDIIFSEFHHSPNKELFPSEGSTGINYGWTGDVKYHLGADRAVREGETVRTRITLANNPSHLEFVNPVVEGFTRAAQEDRSTAGLPKIDTSKAIAVLMHGDAAFPGEGIVAETLNIGKLQGYQNGGTIHIIVNNRIGFTTESEDSRSTHYASDIAKGYEIPIVHVNADDPEACVAAVRLASAYRHQFKKDFVIDLIGYRRHGHNEMDDPDTTQPIVYSKVRKHPTVYKVYAERLQREKILTADDVKEMNAAAESVLQRAYDSMKEGNHKKKEPKAFIPLEAEHAAPGSTALSISSLQEINRELLTVPEGFQVYPKLERILQRRKDALNEGEKVDWALAESLAFATILKDGTPIRLSGQDAQRGTFAHRHLVLHDSKTGELFSPLHQLSNSRASFGVYNSPLSEASVLGFEYGYNVFAPETFVIWEAQYGDFANAGQVIFDQFIAAGRAKWTQRSNLVIMLPHGYEGQGPEHSSGRLERFLQLSAEENWTVANLTSASQYFHLLRRQAALCGQEDARPLVIMTPKSLIRNTRSASAGTELASGQFQPVLSEPLLGKKPGEVKRLVVCSGKVAIDIQTELEAASDKDWSWLHVLRLEQLYPFPERELNAHLSSFPALQEIVWVQEEPKNMGGWSYTEPRLRSIAPQNTSVRYIGRPERSSPASGYADVHSFEQRRIVSEALKSNSQVQTAVPSS; translated from the coding sequence ATGGCAGCCAAAGAGCCCTATAACGAATCCATTTGGAGTAAGTATTATGGACCCAATTTAGGCTACATTCAAGAAAGATACGAGCAATTTGTGAAAGACCCAACCACCGTAGAGAATAATTATCGTGAACTTTTTACAAATTCGGGTCCCCCACCATTAACACCGGATAGCGAACCGGCTCCACAGCCTCGCATTTCAGGAGACACCGAATGGCTTAGAAAAGCAGTAAGAGCTTCCAAGTTAATCGCTAATATTCGTATATATGGCCATATGGCCGCTGAAATTGATCCGCTTGAGCGGGACCACAATCCCATGGCTAAATATCTCGAACTTGAAACTTATGGGCTGACCCGTGAGGATCTGATCGCATTACCTGCCACACTCATTTGGGAGAATGCACCGAATGACGTGCATACCGGATGGGATGCTGTTCAGCGTATGCGTCAGGCATATACCAAAACTATCGCCTATGAATTCGGGCATGTGCATGAGGAAAAAGAATTGCAATGGCTGAATAGACAGGCAGAATCCACTAGCTCACCAGCACCTTTAAATAATTCAGAACGCAAAGAACTACTGAACCGCCTGATTCAAGTAGAGCAATTCGAAACCTTCCTCCACAAGACCTTTGTGGGTCAGAAACGTTTCAGCTTGGAAGGCAACGACGCTCTTGTGCCTATGCTCGATGAAATCGTACGCGCTGCTGCGCATGACGGCGCAGAGCATATTCTGATGGGTATGGCGCACCGCGGCCGTCTCAACGTTCTCGCACATATTTTAGGCAAACCTTATGATATTATATTTTCAGAGTTTCATCATTCTCCAAACAAGGAGCTCTTCCCTTCCGAAGGCTCTACAGGAATTAACTATGGCTGGACGGGTGATGTGAAATACCATCTCGGTGCAGACCGCGCTGTCCGTGAAGGAGAAACCGTACGCACAAGAATAACACTAGCGAACAATCCAAGTCACTTGGAATTCGTCAATCCTGTCGTGGAAGGTTTCACTCGTGCCGCTCAAGAGGATCGGAGCACTGCCGGGCTGCCTAAGATTGATACCAGTAAAGCTATAGCAGTGCTAATGCATGGCGATGCTGCTTTTCCGGGTGAAGGGATTGTTGCAGAAACACTTAATATCGGCAAACTTCAAGGTTATCAGAATGGTGGAACGATCCATATCATTGTTAATAACCGGATCGGCTTTACGACCGAAAGTGAAGACTCCCGTTCTACGCATTATGCCAGTGATATCGCCAAAGGGTATGAAATCCCGATTGTCCATGTCAACGCTGATGATCCGGAAGCCTGTGTAGCAGCTGTCCGTTTAGCTAGCGCATATCGCCACCAATTTAAAAAGGATTTCGTGATTGATCTCATCGGCTACCGCCGTCATGGTCATAACGAAATGGATGATCCTGATACTACACAGCCTATTGTTTACAGTAAGGTGCGTAAACATCCAACCGTCTACAAGGTTTATGCTGAGCGACTACAGCGTGAAAAGATTCTTACAGCTGACGATGTTAAAGAGATGAATGCTGCTGCAGAAAGCGTTTTGCAACGTGCGTATGATAGTATGAAGGAAGGCAATCACAAGAAAAAAGAACCAAAAGCCTTCATTCCTTTAGAAGCGGAACACGCTGCGCCAGGCTCAACAGCATTATCTATCTCCAGTCTGCAGGAGATCAATCGTGAACTGCTGACTGTGCCAGAAGGATTCCAAGTCTATCCGAAGCTGGAACGAATTCTGCAACGCCGTAAGGATGCACTGAATGAAGGTGAGAAGGTCGACTGGGCACTTGCTGAGTCTCTCGCCTTCGCTACCATTCTAAAAGATGGTACGCCAATTCGCCTGAGCGGCCAGGATGCTCAGCGCGGAACCTTCGCTCATCGACATCTAGTGCTGCACGACAGTAAGACTGGGGAATTGTTCTCTCCGCTTCATCAGCTGAGTAATTCCCGCGCTTCCTTTGGGGTATACAACAGTCCGCTGTCAGAAGCATCGGTATTAGGCTTTGAATATGGTTATAACGTGTTCGCACCGGAAACCTTCGTGATCTGGGAAGCACAATATGGCGATTTCGCTAATGCAGGTCAAGTTATATTTGACCAATTCATTGCCGCTGGACGCGCCAAATGGACGCAGCGCAGCAATCTTGTCATCATGCTGCCTCATGGTTACGAAGGACAGGGACCTGAGCATTCCAGCGGTAGATTGGAACGCTTCCTGCAATTATCCGCAGAAGAAAACTGGACCGTTGCCAACTTGACGAGCGCCTCCCAGTATTTCCATCTCTTGCGGCGCCAAGCGGCGTTATGCGGACAGGAAGATGCAAGACCGCTAGTCATCATGACACCGAAGAGTCTCATTCGTAATACACGGAGCGCTTCTGCCGGAACTGAGCTCGCCTCAGGACAATTCCAGCCTGTGTTATCAGAGCCTCTGCTAGGCAAAAAACCAGGTGAGGTTAAGCGTCTTGTAGTCTGCAGCGGTAAAGTAGCTATCGACATCCAAACAGAACTCGAAGCTGCCTCAGACAAAGATTGGTCTTGGCTACATGTACTTCGCCTAGAGCAACTCTATCCGTTCCCAGAACGTGAACTGAATGCTCACCTAAGCTCGTTCCCAGCTCTTCAGGAAATTGTCTGGGTGCAAGAAGAGCCGAAAAATATGGGTGGCTGGAGCTACACCGAACCTCGGTTACGCTCCATTGCACCGCAAAACACCAGCGTGAGATATATCGGACGTCCTGAACGTTCCAGTCCAGCCAGTGGTTATGCAGATGTTCATAGCTTTGAACAGCGTAGAATTGTTTCAGAGGCCCTAAAATCAAATTCACAAGTACAAACGGCTGTACCGTCCTCCTAA
- a CDS encoding anti-repressor SinI family protein, protein MDKSNQGSNREQQVIDLDVEWVHLLLAAKKAGIKADEIRRFFHEKTVQAVQ, encoded by the coding sequence TTGGACAAGTCCAACCAGGGAAGCAACAGAGAACAGCAGGTCATTGATCTAGACGTAGAGTGGGTCCATTTATTATTAGCAGCTAAGAAGGCTGGCATAAAGGCAGATGAAATTCGTCGCTTCTTTCATGAGAAGACTGTGCAAGCCGTGCAGTAA
- a CDS encoding helix-turn-helix domain-containing protein: MGQRIQHLRLEKGLSLSELADRADVAKSYLSNVERNIQSNPSIQFIEKIADALQVSIHALLYGEPNDAEESPLDSEWFRLVQEAMASGISKREFKEFLDYQKWRLDQKD; this comes from the coding sequence ATGGGCCAACGTATCCAGCATCTCCGCCTAGAAAAGGGATTGTCCCTATCTGAGCTTGCGGACAGAGCGGATGTTGCTAAGTCGTATCTTAGCAATGTGGAGAGAAACATCCAATCCAATCCTTCAATCCAATTTATCGAAAAGATCGCCGACGCGCTTCAGGTATCCATCCACGCTTTGCTCTATGGAGAACCTAATGATGCTGAGGAATCACCTTTAGATTCGGAATGGTTCCGATTGGTGCAGGAAGCTATGGCCTCAGGCATAAGCAAACGCGAATTCAAGGAGTTTCTGGACTACCAGAAATGGCGCCTGGATCAGAAGGATTAA
- a CDS encoding TasA family protein, protein MGIKKTLGLGVASAALGLSLIGGGTFAYFSDTAQSTATFAAGTLDLNSDPSVIVDLKDLKPGDTIKRDFKLKNDGTLDIGSILLKTATSINDVGGNNGANDLAKFIKVKFLVNKDKSGILPGSEEKVVWETTLADLKTQTPDLVKNTGLDAIWGTSEASGIKAGTNDSFTVQFEFVDNGQEQNYFQKDSLTLTWDFVGKQTAGSAK, encoded by the coding sequence ATGGGTATCAAAAAAACATTGGGTCTTGGCGTAGCATCTGCAGCACTGGGTTTATCATTGATTGGTGGAGGAACATTCGCTTACTTTAGCGACACTGCACAAAGCACCGCTACATTCGCAGCAGGTACACTGGATTTGAACTCTGATCCTTCTGTTATCGTTGATTTGAAGGATCTGAAGCCAGGCGATACGATCAAAAGAGACTTCAAACTAAAAAATGACGGTACACTTGATATCGGTTCGATCCTCCTCAAAACAGCTACCTCTATTAATGATGTAGGTGGTAACAACGGCGCTAACGATTTGGCAAAATTCATCAAAGTTAAATTCCTGGTGAATAAAGATAAAAGCGGCATCTTACCTGGTAGTGAAGAGAAAGTAGTTTGGGAAACTACCCTGGCCGATTTGAAGACTCAGACACCGGATCTCGTAAAAAACACTGGACTTGATGCAATCTGGGGTACTAGCGAAGCATCTGGAATTAAGGCCGGCACAAATGATAGCTTCACCGTTCAATTCGAATTTGTTGATAACGGCCAAGAGCAAAACTACTTCCAAAAAGATTCATTAACTCTGACTTGGGATTTCGTAGGTAAGCAAACAGCTGGATCCGCTAAATAA
- the sipW gene encoding signal peptidase I SipW produces MRIKKMINNTLSSIMLVIFILLVIAVVLSKASGGEPAFFGYQIKSVLSGSMEPGIQTGSIVALKPGGDMNRFKKGDVITFRNEENLLITHRVVEATMNNATGEAMYRTKGDNNDAPDMNPTSSTNVVAEYAGVTVPYVGYAMNFAVSKAGSVVLMIVPGLMLLLYALYSSWKAVAALEKKNAAILPTSPPPTEIQ; encoded by the coding sequence ATGCGGATTAAAAAAATGATCAACAATACATTATCGAGCATCATGCTTGTGATCTTTATTCTGCTGGTGATAGCCGTAGTGTTATCCAAGGCCTCCGGCGGTGAACCTGCCTTCTTCGGATACCAGATCAAATCGGTACTCTCAGGTTCGATGGAGCCAGGGATTCAAACCGGATCGATTGTCGCTTTAAAACCCGGAGGAGATATGAATCGCTTCAAAAAAGGCGATGTTATCACCTTTAGAAATGAAGAAAACCTGCTCATTACTCACCGTGTTGTAGAAGCAACAATGAACAATGCTACTGGTGAAGCCATGTATCGCACGAAAGGCGATAACAATGATGCGCCTGATATGAACCCTACCAGTTCCACGAATGTTGTAGCTGAGTATGCAGGGGTCACCGTACCTTATGTAGGTTACGCTATGAATTTCGCAGTTTCCAAAGCTGGAAGTGTTGTGCTCATGATCGTACCAGGCTTGATGCTCCTGCTCTATGCCCTGTATTCATCATGGAAGGCTGTAGCTGCACTCGAAAAGAAAAATGCGGCTATACTGCCCACCTCTCCACCTCCAACTGAAATACAGTAA
- a CDS encoding aldo/keto reductase: protein MLRTLPLNKRGIPASRIALGCMGFGGGWDHEPITAENVKQGHAAVDAALSIGINMFDHADIYTRGKAEKVFGQIFKERPGLREEIIIQSKCGIKLMEPGDSSNVFDFSSQHILSSVDGILQRLGTEYIDILLLHRPDPLMDPEEVASALHQLKAAGKVRHFGVSNMSAAQIKMLQASCDEPFIVNQLHMSLAKLSWVDAGISVNREPWKDITFPEGTLEHCRMENIQLQAWGPLAQGLFSGRSLEDQPENIVQTAAMVKQLADKKGTTPEAIVLSWLMTHPAAIQPVIGTVNPQRIAACADADKLELTRKEWYDLYVSSRGTRLP from the coding sequence TTGTTGAGAACGCTGCCTTTAAACAAGCGCGGTATACCAGCCAGCCGTATTGCTCTAGGTTGTATGGGATTTGGTGGGGGCTGGGATCATGAACCTATTACCGCCGAGAATGTTAAGCAAGGACATGCAGCCGTCGACGCTGCACTTTCTATTGGTATCAATATGTTTGATCATGCAGATATTTATACCCGCGGTAAAGCCGAGAAGGTGTTCGGTCAGATCTTCAAAGAACGCCCAGGACTCCGCGAAGAAATCATTATTCAATCGAAATGCGGTATTAAGCTGATGGAGCCTGGAGACAGCTCTAATGTGTTCGATTTCTCAAGCCAGCATATTCTAAGCAGTGTAGATGGAATATTGCAGAGACTAGGAACAGAATATATAGATATTCTGCTGCTTCATCGGCCTGATCCCCTAATGGATCCGGAGGAAGTAGCCTCTGCATTGCATCAATTAAAAGCAGCAGGCAAGGTTCGCCATTTCGGTGTATCCAATATGAGCGCAGCGCAAATCAAAATGCTCCAAGCCTCTTGCGATGAGCCTTTTATCGTAAACCAGCTACATATGAGCCTAGCCAAGCTGAGCTGGGTCGATGCTGGAATCAGTGTAAACCGTGAACCTTGGAAGGATATTACCTTTCCTGAGGGAACCCTTGAGCATTGTCGAATGGAGAATATTCAGCTTCAAGCTTGGGGCCCACTCGCACAAGGCTTATTTAGCGGACGTTCATTAGAGGATCAACCAGAGAATATCGTCCAGACCGCTGCCATGGTTAAACAACTTGCAGATAAAAAAGGAACAACACCCGAAGCCATAGTGCTATCCTGGCTAATGACACATCCGGCAGCTATTCAGCCTGTGATTGGGACTGTGAATCCGCAGCGCATTGCTGCCTGCGCCGATGCGGACAAGCTGGAGCTTACTCGTAAAGAGTGGTATGACTTATACGTTAGTTCGCGTGGTACTCGTCTTCCCTAA
- a CDS encoding PadR family transcriptional regulator codes for MSMKLAILGLLLERNMHPYEITIVMKERSMDRITKLQLGSLYYAVDKLAQDGYIEALEVISSSDRPDKTIYGITEQGKNLFEQLILQQIKKNEPFYHPMYMALAMSRHVDQSKVEKLLEERIRETEHLVNLAYQVYEEHIPIVPRSALHLMYGTYEHNLTELKWLKHLYNDVVARKLNDIGTPLNLE; via the coding sequence ATGTCGATGAAATTGGCCATTCTCGGTCTACTGCTGGAACGGAATATGCATCCCTATGAAATTACAATAGTTATGAAAGAACGCTCCATGGACCGAATTACAAAATTGCAGCTTGGGTCTCTTTATTACGCTGTCGATAAACTTGCACAAGATGGCTATATCGAAGCTTTAGAGGTGATTAGCAGCAGTGATCGCCCAGATAAAACCATATACGGTATTACTGAGCAAGGCAAAAATTTATTCGAACAGTTAATTCTACAGCAAATTAAAAAGAACGAGCCTTTCTATCATCCGATGTATATGGCGCTAGCCATGTCGCGTCATGTCGATCAAAGCAAAGTGGAGAAACTGCTCGAAGAACGCATTCGGGAAACTGAACATCTGGTAAATCTGGCTTATCAGGTATATGAAGAACATATTCCCATTGTTCCTCGTTCCGCTCTTCATCTCATGTACGGCACCTATGAACATAACCTGACGGAGCTAAAATGGCTGAAACACCTCTACAATGACGTTGTAGCACGTAAGTTAAATGATATCGGAACACCACTCAATCTAGAGTAG
- a CDS encoding MDR family MFS transporter, with the protein MHTKESNLKLVVVGLLLGILMSAMDNTIVASAMGTIVSDLGGLDKIVWVTSAYMVMVMAGTPIFGKLSDMYGRKRFFMFGLIVFLVGSALCGTATSITQLSIYRAVQGIGGGALMPIAFTIVFDIYPPEKRGKLTGLFGAVFGISSVLGPLLGAYITDYVGWQWVFYINLPLGIIALFLIATSYKESISHAKQRIDWGGAFTLVGAIICLMFALELGGNQYAWDSSVILGLFAGFAVLLLAFILIERVAAEPVISFAMFSKRLFATSSVTALFYGSAFIVATIYIPIFVQGVFGGSATNSGLILMPMMIGTVVGSQSGGLLTTKTSFRNIMILSAVCFVAGVYSLSTLSPDTSRLMLNIFMALTGFGVGFSFSVLSMAAIHNFDMRQRGSATSTSTFMRSLGMTLGITIFGIIQRNSFTSSISDAFGGSEQSAAFGDPRAALTPEARAKIPPEILEKISSALSSSIAHTFMWALIPAVLGLVFVLLMPKDRLTIPSKAAQASEGKR; encoded by the coding sequence ATGCATACTAAAGAAAGTAATCTTAAACTCGTAGTTGTCGGCCTGCTGCTCGGTATTCTGATGTCCGCGATGGACAATACCATTGTAGCTTCAGCTATGGGAACCATAGTCTCTGACCTTGGCGGTCTGGATAAAATCGTATGGGTCACCTCGGCCTATATGGTCATGGTAATGGCTGGAACCCCTATCTTCGGCAAGCTCTCAGATATGTACGGACGTAAACGTTTCTTCATGTTCGGTCTGATTGTATTCCTGGTTGGCTCAGCACTGTGTGGTACTGCAACCAGTATTACGCAGCTCAGTATTTATCGGGCTGTTCAAGGGATCGGCGGCGGTGCACTAATGCCTATCGCCTTCACCATCGTCTTCGACATTTACCCTCCTGAAAAAAGAGGAAAGCTGACCGGCCTATTCGGTGCCGTCTTCGGAATCTCCAGTGTACTAGGACCGTTACTGGGTGCATATATCACCGACTATGTAGGCTGGCAGTGGGTATTCTACATTAACCTGCCGCTCGGAATTATTGCACTGTTTCTGATCGCAACTTCTTACAAAGAGTCGATCTCTCATGCAAAACAGCGCATCGACTGGGGCGGAGCCTTCACTCTCGTCGGCGCCATTATCTGCTTAATGTTCGCACTAGAGCTGGGAGGCAATCAATACGCTTGGGATTCTAGTGTTATCCTCGGCTTGTTCGCCGGTTTTGCTGTACTGTTGCTGGCATTCATCCTCATTGAGAGAGTGGCGGCTGAACCTGTTATCTCGTTCGCGATGTTCAGTAAACGGTTGTTTGCAACAAGTAGTGTGACAGCCTTGTTCTATGGCTCTGCCTTTATCGTAGCTACAATTTATATTCCTATCTTCGTACAGGGTGTATTTGGCGGCTCCGCAACGAACTCAGGATTGATCCTCATGCCGATGATGATCGGAACGGTCGTGGGCAGTCAGTCCGGGGGGCTGCTTACAACCAAAACCAGCTTCCGCAACATTATGATCCTGTCCGCAGTCTGCTTTGTCGCAGGTGTCTATAGTCTAAGTACTCTGTCACCAGATACCTCCCGTCTCATGCTGAATATATTTATGGCCTTGACCGGGTTCGGCGTAGGCTTCTCCTTCTCCGTACTAAGCATGGCGGCGATCCATAATTTCGACATGCGCCAACGCGGTTCGGCAACTTCAACAAGTACCTTTATGCGCTCTCTTGGAATGACGTTGGGAATTACAATCTTCGGGATTATTCAGCGTAATAGCTTCACGAGCAGCATTAGCGACGCTTTTGGCGGAAGTGAGCAATCAGCAGCCTTCGGCGATCCGCGGGCGGCCCTGACACCTGAAGCAAGAGCCAAGATTCCACCTGAAATTTTAGAGAAAATATCCAGCGCACTGTCCTCTTCTATCGCACATACCTTTATGTGGGCCTTGATTCCTGCGGTCCTTGGTTTAGTCTTTGTGCTGCTTATGCCAAAAGACCGCCTCACCATTCCGAGTAAAGCTGCTCAGGCATCCGAGGGTAAAAGGTAA
- a CDS encoding metal-sensitive transcriptional regulator, which yields MSTSKQEQTEKSCEAGCHSSGERMSHHSADFKNGLNTRLNRIEGQIRGIKGMIERDTYCDDVLNQLAAVQAALNGVGKMLLEGHMKSCIIERIEAGEHEVIDELLITVNKLMK from the coding sequence ATGTCTACTAGTAAGCAAGAACAAACTGAGAAATCCTGTGAGGCTGGCTGTCATTCATCTGGAGAACGAATGAGTCATCATTCAGCAGATTTCAAGAATGGTTTGAATACTCGCCTCAACCGGATTGAAGGCCAGATCCGCGGGATAAAGGGTATGATAGAGCGGGATACTTATTGTGATGATGTGCTCAATCAGCTCGCAGCGGTTCAAGCGGCACTAAACGGTGTTGGTAAGATGCTGCTGGAAGGGCACATGAAGAGTTGTATTATTGAACGAATCGAAGCCGGTGAACATGAGGTTATCGATGAGCTGCTAATTACGGTTAACAAATTAATGAAATAA
- the copZ gene encoding copper chaperone CopZ, which yields MSNATLNVEGMSCGHCVSSVEKAVGNLGATAKVDLAAKKVSVEYDENKVSLGAIKEAIEDQGYDVV from the coding sequence ATGTCGAACGCTACATTAAACGTTGAAGGAATGTCGTGTGGTCACTGTGTCAGCTCTGTAGAGAAGGCTGTAGGTAATCTTGGAGCTACTGCAAAAGTTGATCTTGCTGCTAAAAAAGTTTCCGTTGAGTATGACGAGAATAAGGTAAGCCTTGGAGCTATTAAAGAAGCTATTGAAGATCAAGGGTATGATGTAGTTTAA